Proteins co-encoded in one Dreissena polymorpha isolate Duluth1 chromosome 12, UMN_Dpol_1.0, whole genome shotgun sequence genomic window:
- the LOC127852690 gene encoding uncharacterized protein LOC127852690, with product MSKAESKEIHHIEPTLLDEYLATFLLSLKKSNGTDFEPSSLRGIIASVDRYLKRHRYGCSVMTGTGAQFALTRDTYNAKKKSLKKQGMGNRPREAHPLSDTDIDLLWEKGILGMESPKALLNTVWLNNCLHFGLRGGETSASV from the exons atgtcaaaagctgaatcaaaagaaatccaccacatagaaccaactcttcttgatgagtatttggccactttcctgttgtcccttaaaaagtcaaatggcacagattttgaaccaagctccctccgtggcatcattgctagtgttgacaggtacctgaaacgacatcgctatggatgttcagtcatgacagggactggagcccaatttgcactcacaagggacacctacaatgcaaagaaaaaaagtcttaagaaacag ggtATGGGAAACCGTCCTAGGGAGGCCCATCCGCTGAGTGATACCGACATCGATCTGCTCTGGGAGAAGGGGATCCTTGGCATGGAGTCTCCGAAAGCCTTGTTAAATACAGTCTGGTTGAACAACTGCCTTCATTTTGGCTTGCGAG gtggggagacgtCCGCCTCCGTGTAG